In Ciconia boyciana chromosome 1, ASM3463844v1, whole genome shotgun sequence, the genomic stretch taattattattgctCATGATTCTAAGGAATATTGCTTTAACAGTAGTCATTTAACAGTGCTCAGAATTCAAGTTATGGTTTATGTATTGTGTGTGGTTATATGCTATAGTCAAAAGAAACTTGGTATGCACCAGAGAAATCTGTGAGCACATTTCAAATACCCTGATATCTGTCTGGTAAGAGATGAGAGCCGAGAGTGGTCTGAATGTTCATGTTGCCGTTACCGTAATTGCTTGACTGTACATGCATTATAATGAGCCTTTAATTTGTGTATCGCGATTCATTGAGTAAATTACATATCTTCGCccactttcttttaatttagttCTCTTTCCCATGTATTTTGTCTGACCGtttgcatatattttcaaaattgatttatcttttttctatGAACGTGTAcactcttcattttccttttcaagtagGTTAGACAGTTGAAAAGTTAGTTATGGATTACATAATGTTGTGTGGGCTCTCAACGCTGTAAGAAAGCTTAATTGCTGAAACACAAAATATAGaaaagctttgcatttgtgTGTATTACTTTTTGAACAGCATTTAAATCCTGCACTGGAAATATTCACATTTCCAAGTTAGCAGATAATCCAAAGTATGACATATATTAAGAGGTACtctgttaaacaaaaaatagtaacaaaagGTTTTGTTACTCATTGTGTCTAGTAAGACAAAAAAGCTCCACAAATACAATTTCTAAAATGAGGACCAGAcctaacttttttaaaattaagtcagAGTATTTCAtctgacttcagcagaactACTTTCTGAGCAAGTGTTGCAGGAtcaagccttttaaaatatcttggcCATGGGTTCTGAAGCCCTTGGCCAGCAGAAATCAACAGAAATTCTGCTGCTGAACTCTGGAGCAAATACTCAACTAGAAATAATTCGGATAATTATTGGATTACCATGTAAGTGACATCCTGATTagcatttcatatttaaaattttttaaaaaggattattttaatctttttgtaaGGAAAGACTAACTTGTAAGGAACAATGAGatattctttatttgaaaagaagaaagaaaaaaataaggtttttgtgtttttgtttttttcaactgctttaaaaaaagattcccACTTCATGATAAAGAGAGACTTGAGAAATGGCTGCGGAATATGAAACGAGATGCATGGACTCCAAGTAAGCACCAGCTTCTGTGCAGTGATCATTTTACTCCCGATTCCCTTGATGTGCGATGGGGTATACGATACTTGAAACATACTGCTGTACCAACaattttctcttccccaggtGATGAGGTAATGtattcctgtctttttttattgtaaagctGACCAACTATTTATGTAATACACATGTTCTAATTATCTgtaatatattcatattttattttaaaaatagaattctcatccatcaaaatattttgtcaacAGGACTGACACAAAATGAGCATGTGATTCTATAGTGTAAAGGAAGAACAACTTCCCATGCTTTGACTGGAGGTTCAATATCTTTCTTAACTTGAAATTACAGAAGAATTTCCTATAGGAAATTTtcaatgggaaaataaatttcctaTGAGAATATTAtgattctaaatattttttcctgtgcaattactcttaattaatattttaatgtccTTTCATTAACTGTACATAGACACTGGCTTTTGAATGTATTAGTTTCAAATTacacatttctctttcctgtccCTAACTTTTCTAACACCTAAGAACTCAGGAGTGTAGGCTGCTAAAGATATCCCGCAAAGACCATCCCATTTTGTCTTTCACAGAGTTGTACTATtgtttacataaaaatactGTGCTACACAGGCACCTAATCTTGATCAAAAGTACGCTAATTCTCTTCTGGCACATAACTATCTTCCTCTGGATCATCATGTTGGAGGTGGGAGAAATGGAAGGACTGGAATTAAGGCTAAATTGCTGAAACTGAAATGTGTGGCtaattaattttacaaaacaatttatttttagtcatgAAGTTCTCTGTCTTCTTGGATAGCTGCAAGTGTTGTCCAGACTGCTTTTGACTCTATAGAGTGAAAAGCAATCTTGATAAATCtctcaaatataaaaatagaaaatctttcaatttatattaaattgaaatatctttctttcCAACACCCCCACCCGCTTCAATATATCCCTCATTTCCCTGTGCTGTTACTGTAACAGGAAGCCCTAGCTTTGGAACTGGACTTGCTGTCCTGTGCTTCTGTGCAATTACAGATAAACTATGTGATTTCCCCCTAAAGAACAGTCAGCTTTTCCCCACCTCTTCATTCTCTCTTGTTTTGCGTGTGACCATAGACCAGTCATAGTATACCTACAAAGATGGACAGTAGAGTTATGAAGGTAACAAACATACCAATGgcttttctaaattatttttgcatcagCAATGTATTTCTGGGAAATCCCAGACAGATTTATCCAGTTTGGAAAAAGAATATTCTATGCTTCCTTTCAATGTATCCATCACTTCCCTGctatcaaaagaaaagagatgccAGTTCTTCATATCCATGATACTGTGAAGTTGCTTTCCTGGGGTCTCACTTCTCTCTctggcattattttatttaatctcGTGCTTCTGACTGCACTTTTCTAAACATCAAGTCATATCCTGTCAGTGCCCACCTCAGCAAATCGACAATATCCATTGACTTGTCCACTGGTTCTGTAGTTGCCCCAAACCCAAATTTTCTACATAGACCGAATATTCACAAAGACATGGGAAAGAGCTCTCCTTATTCCCAAGAAGAATCCCTTGTTAGTGTGTTCCTGAGTTAATGTAGAGGAACAAGAAGCTAAGGTCCCAAGCTGCCTTTCAGTACTTGTCTATAAACCCTTGGTTTGGAAAACTGAGAGCGAAGACTTGCAATATTTGCGTATTGTTCACCACCACCTTGCTTTATGTATTACGGAGCAAGTGACGGATATCTTCCCAGAAATGCTTAATGATTCTTCAGGAAACATTTCATATTATTTGTTCTTCTAAATAAAGAATGTTTGTGTCTCAAGAGCAGTGTTAGTTGCCTGCATTTCAATATCAGTAACCATTCTACATTAGTTTgcaaggatttttattttgaagactgtAGTAAGAGTGTGAGGGCAGGGACCAATGGACAAGGAAGCTTTTCAATGAAAGTAAAGGTCTTTCTTCAAGCAGCTCTGTCCTAAGAGGTGTTTTGGTGCCTTTCCTTCAGCCTTAATGGCAGTTCTGATAGGCAAGGATTTGGGGGACATGTCCctaatttatttcataagagATTTTTCTAGTTAAAAGATTTAGTCTGAGAAGGCCTTTTTCAGCTGCTGGTagaacagagaaagggaaatacTTCATTCTGTCAAAATCCCTAAGATTGATGTGATGTTAAGTATCACCTTTGAAAAGATAAAGGTAACCAAATGAATTCTGCTTTTGGatacatttttcagtccttttaaGACTGAAGTTTCATATAAAATCGAATTACAAAGTTTAATGTATTTAGGATACTTCAGACTACATACATACTTTTATGAACATACACTTTGAAATTATCTTTTCCATCATAATCTGTTTTTTCAGCCAccgcccccccctttttttttgcctggccTATATTTAGTTAGCAAAGTTAAAGTTGCTTCTTGTTCTGTATGTTTCTTCTGggcatttttggttttgttttttagtcCACAGGCCTAACATGAGTACAAGTTCAGCAGCTTGGTCTCTTCATAATCAAGcctactagaaaaaaataagacactCACTGTtagtgtatttttgtttcactgactGCCATACCAAAAAGCTTGTTTGGATACTGATCTTAAATCTAATCATGTGGTGATATAGTTTAtgtggaggaggggaaaagaaggtgGCTAAAAAAGGATAAGCTTGAAACTGCCCCTCTTTCAGTAACAACTTCTGTTTTAAGTCCTGTTAAAATTGTATCCTTCTGCTAAGATTTCTATCCATCCAAAAAAAAGTTCTCCATTTTTATGAATTGCGAAGTTTAGTTGTCAGAATTGACttgctcatttaaaaatcagcctATGTGATTGTGCATGAATATGTTGCACTATTCTGCGAGCCTGTGTTCacaatctttttttgttgttcttaaaTTCTCTGGGGTAGACCGCATGACTAAAAATTTGCTGTATCTTTCTAAAACGACTGTGTTGCATCTTTAATGCAAAAATCTTGTATTGtgtatattttatatgcatatatttaatacaatGTTTCAGGTGGTAATAGGAGATACTAGCAAGTCTTTGTCAGACAGATTTGTGTAGCCACTTCTCTTCCAGtgcttttaaagttattatGACTTGTGTAAATCAGTAAAGTTCCTTagagtttgaaaaagaaaaaaaaatgcctttagagctttaaaatagtattttaacatttagGACCTGAAGCAAAGTTATGGAAGATGCTTATATGAATTTTCAGGTTTCTGgtgtaatttttaaacagtgctCATCTAAATTACTCCTTATGCAGTACCATGCTATAGAATGAGATTTTCCGAATTTTTTAATACTCAAGTGATTTCCTAGTTACAAggtggttgtttttgttttttttccctccaggaaAAAGGTTCTTCTCAGAACAGCCCACAAGAGATAGAGAGAGAAGAcccagaagaaacaaatacaaatgtagTGTCAGAGAAAGCATCTGTATCACTTGAACCTTgtacaacaaagaaaaatcctgtaattGCAGAAAATGTAGATGAAAAAGTAGAAGTAGTTTGCTCAACTGCATTGAGTAAACCTTTACAAATTCAAAAACTGCAGCTTCAAAACGGAGAAGACTTTCAGGCAGACAGTGTCATTCTTGATAATTCATCTAAGCAGCATATACATCAACCTAATCCTGTTTTAATGTCAGCAGCAGTCCAGAGCATGAAAGCTACCAGTGTTCACACCTCTGTAGAGGATCCAGTAGGTTGTACAGCTACAGTCTTGCAATTTACAGCCCCTGACTACTTGAATTCAtctctgaaactgaaaaatgctttagGTTCAATTACTGACTATGCAATTGAAAATCCTAATTCTCATGTTGTAGGCTGCTCTGTTGAAGTACAGCCAGCaagtgaaaatgcagttttactgAGTACAGTCACACAAACTATTGAACAGTTCAGTGGGAGTGAAGAATCTGTCATTGCTGTTATTGTGCCAGCCGAGAGTCCAGAAAAGCCTGAAATAGTAAATAGTTCTTTCCTGCCTATTAAGCAAGAGTTTCTTGACACAGAGGAGACAGAAACAGTTAAATCTGTGTATATGAATGCATATGGTGGAAGTGAAGTGTTACAAACTGAGCATTCATACTGCAAACAAGACGTAGACAGAGATCACCTTTGGCAAAAAATTTCAAAGCTCCACTCTAAGATAACTCTACTTGAAATGCAGGAGATAAAAACTTTGAAGAGACTCAGGTCCTTGGAAGCTCTTATTGGACAACTGAAGCAAGAAAAcctgctttctgaagaaaagctgaagattGTGGAAAACTGCTTTACAACACTTGAAGTGACTATGATACAGTAAAGGCTTTCGATGATTGttctaaaatatctttttagcCTCTTTGACTGTTGTTTTGGACAAATTAACTTTTGTTTCAGTCATGGTATTTTAAACATCTAATGCAAATTGTGTGAATAGCAAATactctttaaaatgttacatcAGCCACTACCAAAGCTAGGTGGTAGAATATTGCCTATAAAACATGACTTGCaagtaagctttaaaaaaaaaaatatgttaaagttttgttaaaaaatatatgaattGAATCAATAAAGATAAGTTAAACCTTTCTAGCTGCAGGCTCCTCTGAAACATGCAACTCCTGCATTTGGGGCAGCAGTAGAATGGACAGAATAAGCATGTAGTATGGACAATTATAAAACTgttgttgggaaaaaaaaaaaggcatcccAGTGCTCTTTCAAATGAGTAATGAGGTATGTAATACACATTGTCCAGTGAGGCCACAATTATTCTTTAATCTTCTGTTCATCTAACATTTGTTCTGATAGTGTTTTGTACACTTTGACCttattaaaattgtttctgCAATAAAAggtgtttccttttatttagttctagaaacaaaaattctttaGGAATATTGTTACAGTGAACAGgtccatctcttttttttggatgcttcagctgaaatggaaagaacCATCGTAAATAGTGATATTTTTGCTGGTTAGTAAAAGGGAAAGCTCTAACTATTCAGTGAGTGTGATCTGCTCAGCATTGATCCTCTTACAATCTATAGCTGGGTAATGCATATACCCTTAATaatacactgaagaaaacaatccTTTGCCAAGCAAATTGCTAGTGAAAGTAGCAGAATCTGGctcattatttttctatatcTTACTCTTCAATAAATGGAATTACAAGACTAAAAATCCGCTCCTCTGTATTGATTTTGTTACCTGTTTGTAGTGCACAGGATACAACTACAGTAGAAAGATACTGACAGTTCATTTTGagggaaattaatttgcttaaatACTTTCTGCTTATTCTGTCTGCCTGCCACCCCTTAGATCTAGAGTTCACTGTACAGTCTAGTACAGCGAACTAGTACTAGATCATCTAGTCCCAACTGTACATcgcagttggactagatgatcattgtaagtcccttccaactgaactagtctagtctattctaCAATTATTTGAGGGACTTGGATGTATTTTCCTATATTCAAAAGTGTGTCACCACCACCAGTTCAGTCTAGGACTGGAGCAAATTGGTTCCTTTGCAGTCTGTTACCTGTATTCTCTGTCAGACACATTCTAAACTGTTCTGGTAATCTTTTCATAAGGAATTGAGGATCAAGCAACACTAATTACAAAGCTGGCCTCCAACAAGTTGCAAACTAgtcaaatttcagaaaatttctgagACTCGGAGCAGCTGCCTAGAAGTTGGTCTATTAAAGCACAGTGATGTAAGAGGTTAGTCTGTATCAGTAACCACTGTAATAGGCTTGTTTGGTCCTTCAACTTGTTAGCTTCTTGCAGGCTCTAAGCACAGGACATGCTTGGGAAACTTCCTAAAGAAGATAAACGTAAGTTATAATATGATGAATTATTTACTGGGACTCTGtgacacattcatttttttcccccttattaGAGACTGCTGTCCCTGTAACAAAAGAACATGCCTGTTCTGCCTTGTGTGCTCTGAAATCACAAAGGGTGTCCTGTAGCCACTAGAAACATTGCTGCTATGGTCCAATCTTGTGAACGTTGTCCAGGTGGCCTCTCTGAACTGcacattttgtaatttttaataaagagatCTTTCAAAGTCATTTACAAAATGCTATATGAAATTGCTAAATGATTTGGCAGTTTTAGAAATTTCATGAATGTCACTAAAAATCCTCTCCTAACGCTGTATATTTTAAGACTTACCACCCAGTTCAAAAGTTCACTGTAGGTCTTGAGTGGCAATGAGAACTCGGACATGGCAAAAGAGTTACGACACTTTAAGCTGTTGTCTCAGCAAAGCTCTATTCCTGAagaaaatgggttttttttaacacggtatttacatttctgatatatttttgcctttactAACAGTTCCCAGTATTAAAATTGAGAACGTTATTTGTGGCATAGATTTCTTTAAAcctgggaaaaaacaaatgcttaattttccttttttcatggTATTTCTTGGGACTATAGCAGAAAAACTCAGTAACTCTACAATCCTATCACCAAGTCTACAAATTTCCCTGCTATAGGGTGATTTGGTCCAATGTGCCTAGGGTGGACATAACAGGccctctgcctttcttctttacATGCAGCTTTTTGTGCCAAATAGGTCATTATTAAGGCCTACAATTAGCACTCTCACCTGGGCCTATTACCTAACTGTTGCCTGAAGTAACACCTGCTCTCTTATCAAGCAGGATATTACAGCTGTTAAGCAAACGTGTCTAACAATTGACGTTAAATAATATGACAGTTTATTAACCTGGTGTTTTCAAGTAGAGCTTTACAAGTTCAGGTATAGGTTTACCAGTTTTCCTTAATTCTAAATTTGACATGTGATTGCTCTCAGTGTGTCAGATTATAGTGTGTCCGTCCCATCTCGGTATGTCTGTTCCATCCAGGTTCATGgtttctgcagcagccagcatcaccaacttaaaaaaaaaaaaaaagccagagattgcctgaaaacaaaatgatcTTGTACGTAGCATTTCTCAGGACCAGTCTTGTAGCGATGAAGAGGTTGAAACtccaaaaagcagtttgaaggTAGACCAGAATCCATGCTGTGTTTTGTAGGTAACTGTTGCAAACTTAttccaataaattaatttgggCAGAGAACttttgtattcatttaaaaatatttaatattatagCCAGATATTGTTGCTTACAGGAAAATATGGCTAGGTCCTTTGCTTCAATGATATTCTGACACTGAATTACTCGGGCTAATTAtgatgaggaaggaaaaataccatGTTGGAAATTGCTACACCCCATTGAATTAGATGCCACATGTACatgttgttttcagtgtttcctaATCATAAAGCTGTACAGCCTTTGCACACAATTGTATTTCActaaataaatttcatttttcaaaggtgCTATATTATTCCTTGAGATCCAGTGGAAACTGCTTTTGTGCAGTTGCAGCCCAGCATCAAAGTAGTACACTGAATCATCATTCCTTCTGTAATGTATTAGGCTTATCTTGATCAAAGTTAAATGTTCTTATTCGTCTTTtcaataattttgcatttgcatcaacttttttaaaaaacttttgaCTGCCTGTTTCCACTGATGTAATTAATTACTTCAACACTTTACAGATTTAACAGATGTGGACTGTTTTCTTAATTCACCTGTAGAAATGCTAAGCTGTATTTCTCTTCCACTGGCTACGGTAGGAATTTGGCATTTGGCTTTCTTCTAGATCTTCATTTAAATTCCACCAATTTTATTAAACTTATCTACAAGCAATGTAGTTGCATCTGGAACAAACTGGTGCCCATTTCCCCTGgttttccatcttctttacaaGGTGGAGTGTGAAGTTTTATTTAGCTCATTCAGAATGCAGTGCCAGCTACAGgggactttttctttctccaagacTCATCAAGTACCTGGGACTTCTGTATGATCCTGCATCAGTGGTACAAATATTGACTGCACTCTTGCATGCTTCACAAGCATTCGTTAGAAGTCTGTCTAGATCTCTCATTAGATGTCTTTGATATCTTTTTACTCTCCTTTACTGCAGTGAAGTTGtaattattcttcctttccactTAAACTCTGAGACTTGGCTCCTACATTAGAAAAACCAGCAGCAGACGTGGGCTCACTCAAAATGCCATCTTTGTAATAATTCGTTTTCTCTGTCCTCTTCTGTTTTGCCCTTGCTCTGTTTTGCTAGTCTACGATGACGGGTGCTCTGGGCCGGTGCCATGGGGTCCAGCTGTGCCCACCTCGGCCACGGACAGTCACCCTCCTGTGAAGGGATCCCCCACCTGACTGCAGTGCGGCTGGGCTCTGATGACACCATTCACAAATTCATGCTAGATGCTGCGTTCTCATCAGTAAACTTGAAGCTACATGTcgcattttaaaaattacacttccctccatctcccaacttcttctgtAATAGATTAATTTCCTTCAGACCTAACCACACTTTGGTCCAAACTGCCTTGGGTACAACTTGGTGCCTCCCCTCACTGGATGATGCTGCTTAACTGCAGGCTAATGCCATGCAAATCCTGCACCCAGTGCTGCCTTAGCAAAGCCCTAGGCACAGCCTAGCCCAGCCCTTCCATGTCGCAGTGAGATGGTGTAACACCCAGGGACCCCATCACATCGCCAGGTGAGGGCTCATGCCAGCAGGGGTTGCCTGCACGCTGTGGATTCCTACATCCACAATTAGTTAATTGCGTCAATGACAGTGGTAGACTGCTTGGCAGGATGTATTATTTCTAAACACATTGAGGAAAGTGCTGAAATTCCAGATGTTTTGCACTTTGTCATGACCATAGGGCAATGAAACCGAGAGCCTGCTTTTGTGAGACGTTGTATCTGCCCAATGAGAGGTACCAGCAAAGGCTCACCTGCTTTTTGGGCAAACCCAGGAGACACTGGTGAGCAGCAGGCTGACAATTTTTTAACTACCCAGGCACAACTAGAAAAAGTCCACACCCAGCCTCGAGAAAAGGCTTAAGGCGTAGGTTAGCGCTGAGTGACTCAGGCTGTTCCCCTTCTGCAAACTCCACAAGCAAGAAGCCTCGTGCCATGCCGTAAGGCTGGATCTCCCCGGTGGCACCTGCACACTGGGGCCTTGTGAGAGATGCTCAGGGTCGTGCGTGGGGTTGGAGGAAGGAGTGAGTTTTGGCGTTTAGGGTTGTTGCCTGGAGAAAGTGCCTTCCTGTGGGGCATCTCTTGGCA encodes the following:
- the THAP5 gene encoding THAP domain-containing protein 5 → MPRYCAASCCKNRGGQSARDQRKLSFYPFPLHDKERLEKWLRNMKRDAWTPSKHQLLCSDHFTPDSLDVRWGIRYLKHTAVPTIFSSPGDEEKGSSQNSPQEIEREDPEETNTNVVSEKASVSLEPCTTKKNPVIAENVDEKVEVVCSTALSKPLQIQKLQLQNGEDFQADSVILDNSSKQHIHQPNPVLMSAAVQSMKATSVHTSVEDPVGCTATVLQFTAPDYLNSSLKLKNALGSITDYAIENPNSHVVGCSVEVQPASENAVLLSTVTQTIEQFSGSEESVIAVIVPAESPEKPEIVNSSFLPIKQEFLDTEETETVKSVYMNAYGGSEVLQTEHSYCKQDVDRDHLWQKISKLHSKITLLEMQEIKTLKRLRSLEALIGQLKQENLLSEEKLKIVENCFTTLEVTMIQ